The following are encoded together in the Natator depressus isolate rNatDep1 chromosome 10, rNatDep2.hap1, whole genome shotgun sequence genome:
- the POLR3K gene encoding DNA-directed RNA polymerase III subunit RPC10 produces the protein MLLFCPACGNVLVAEEGARCHRFACTTCPYVRNVTRKVSSRKYPKLKEVDDVLGGAAAWENVDSTAEPCPKCEHPRAYFMQIQTRSADEPMTTFYKCCNAQCGHRWRD, from the exons ATGCTGCTGTTCTGCCCAGCCTGCGGGAACGTGCTGGTGGCCGAGGAAGGCGCGAGATGCCACCGCTTCGCCTGCACCACGTGTCCCTACGTGCGCAACGTCACGCGCAAG GTGAGCAGCCGGAAGTACCCGAAGCTGAAGGAGGTGGACGATGTGCTGGGCGGCGCTGCGGCGTGGGAGAACGTGGACTCCACGGCAG AGCCGTGTCCCAAGTGTGAGCATCCGCGTGCTTACTTCATGCAGATTCAGACCAGATCAGCTGATGAGCCCATGACCACCTTCTATAAGTGTTGCAATGCCCAGTGCGGCCACAGGTGGAGGGACTAA
- the SNRNP25 gene encoding U11/U12 small nuclear ribonucleoprotein 25 kDa protein, producing MAEPGPEEEELAHAEVLELFQEGLARLVQDPLLCDLPVQVTVEEINSQIALEYGQAMTVRVCKADEEVMPVVVVQNASVLDLKKAIQRYVQLKQEREGGIQHISWTYVWRTYHLTFAGEKMTDDKKKLREYGIRNRDEVCFIKKLRK from the exons ATGGCGGAGCCGGGCcccgaggaggaggagctggcgCACGCCGAGGTGCTCGAGCTGTTCCAGGAGGGGCTGGCCCGCCTCGTGCAGGACCCGCTGCTGTGCGACCTCCCCGTGCAG GTCACCGTGGAGGAGATCAATTCTCAGATTGCGCTGGAGTATGGCCAAGCCATGACTGTGCGGGTGTGCAAGGCAGATGAAGAAGTGATGC CTGTAGTAGTGGTACAGAATGCCAGTGTCCTGGACCTGAAGAAAGCCATCCAGCGATATGTGCAGCTGAAGCAGGAGCGGGAAGGGGGCATACAGCACATCAGCTG GACCTATGTATGGAGAACATATCACTTAACCTTTGCTGGAGAGAAAATGACAGATGACAAAAAGAAGCTGCGAGA GTACGGCATCAGAAATCGGGATGAGGTCTGCTTTATAAAGAAACTTCGAAAGTGA